In the Oryza glaberrima chromosome 6, OglaRS2, whole genome shotgun sequence genome, one interval contains:
- the LOC127777988 gene encoding uncharacterized protein LOC127777988, with the protein MAAALRGIGAKLGKVNHEKVTSALLLGSFVVLGWRSWEQQHEIDELEARKASLRAANTAMSSAMWAWREELFALAAAPSPPISASRLRVIYGEEQPPASPASKKPGADAEEEPFAIA; encoded by the exons atggcggcggcgttgcgcgggATCGGAGCGAAGCTGGGGAAGGTGAACCACGAGAAGGTGACGAGCGCGCTGCTGCTGGGCTCATTCGTGGTGCTGGGGTGGCGTTCGTGGGAGCAGCAGCACGAGATCGACGAGCTGGAGGCCAGGAAGGCGTCGCTCCGCGCCGCCAACACCGCCATGTCCTCCGCCATGTGGGCGTGGCGCGAGGAGCtcttcgccctcgccgccgcgccctccccgcCCATCTCCGCGTCCCGCCTCCGCGTCATCTACGGGGAGGAGCAgccgcccgcctcgcccgcgTCCAAGAAGCCAG GAGCAGATGCTGAGGAGGAACCATTTGCTATTGCATGA
- the LOC127777987 gene encoding cysteine synthase-like isoform X2 has translation MDINLLKVQPCQREQVNSMEEGGRRGIPSLLNSSSSDEHIATDITQLVGWTPLIELNRIVRKDGVNARIVGKLESYQPLCSVKDRSALRMIEDAEEKGLISPGVTTLVEPTSGNLGIGVAYNALLKGYRFIAVMPAEYSLDKQMLLTYLGAEVILTDPTLGFQGQLDKVEQIKNDMPNVHHLDQFKNAANPEAHFVWTGPEIWKDTAGKVDIFVAGSGTGGTISGVGKYLKMKNPAVKVICVEPAESPVISGGKPSRHKIQGMGPGFVPKNLDISIVDEIITVTAQDAMANAKRLAREEGLLVGISSGANLAACLKVASRKEYEGKMIVTIFPSGGERYMNSDLFAQAREECSAMTF, from the exons ATGGATATCAATCTGTTGAAAGTACAACCTTGCCAACGTGAACAAG TGAACAGCATGGAGGAAGGAGGCAGGAGAGGGATCCCTTCTCTGCTAAATTCATCGTCATCAGATGAACATATCGCCACTGATATCACTCAG CTTGTAGGATGGACGCCACTGATAGAGCTGAACCGGATCGTCCGAAAAGACGGCGTAAATGCCCGGATTGTTGGCAAATTGGAGTCATACCAACCCCTCTGCTCTGTCAAGGATCGCAGTGCTCTGAG AATGATTGAGGATGCAGAGGAGAAAGGTCTGATCTCACCAGGCGTTACGACGCTAGTCGAGCCGACAAGTGGTAATCTTGGAATAGGTGTGGCATACAATGCTCTGCTCAAAGGTTACAGGTTCATTGCAGTCATGCCTGCTGAGTATTCACTTGATAAGCAAATGTTGTTGACGTATCTAGGGGCCGAGGTTATTTTAACTG ATCCTACACTTGGTTTTCAGGGACAATTAGACAAAGTTGAACAGATCAAGAATGATATGCCTAACGTACATCATCTTGATCAGTTTAAAAATGCAGCAAATCCTGAAGCACACTTTGTATGGACAG GGCCTGAGATTTGGAAGGATACGGCAGGCAAAGTAGATATCTTTGTGGCTGGTTCTGGCACAGGAGGAACAATTTCAGGTGTAGGGAAATATTTGAAGATGAAAAACCCAGCAGTTAAAGTAATTTGTGTTGAGCCTGCGGAAAGCCCTGTAATTTCAG GTGGTAAGCCTTCGCGGCATAAAATTCAGGGAATGGGTCCAGGCTTTGTACCAAAAAACCTGGATATCTCAATCGTCGATGAGATCATCACAGTAACTGCACAAGATGCAATGGCTAATGCAAAGAGGCTGGCAAGAGAAGAGGGTTTACTTGTGGGCATATCATCCGGAGCTAATTTGGCAGCTTGTCTGAAG GTGGCATCGAGGAAAGAATATGAGGGAAAGATGATTGTAACCATTTTCCCTAGTGGTGGTGAAAGATACATGAACTCTGACCTCTTTGCACAAGCAAGGGAGGAGTGCAGCGCCATGACCTTTTGA
- the LOC127777987 gene encoding cysteine synthase-like isoform X1, with the protein MDINLLKVQPCQREQVNSMEEGGRRGIPSLLNSSSSDEHIATDITQLVGWTPLIELNRIVRKDGVNARIVGKLESYQPLCSVKDRSALRMIEDAEEKGLISPGVTTLVEPTSGNLGIGVAYNALLKGYRFIAVMPAEYSLDKQMLLTYLGAEVILTDPTLGFQGQLDKVEQIKNDMPNVHHLDQFKNAANPEAHFVWTGPEIWKDTAGKVDIFVAGSGTGGTISGVGKYLKMKNPAVKVICVEPAESPVISGGKPSRHKIQGMGPGFVPKNLDISIVDEIITVTAQDAMANAKRLAREEGLLVGISSGANLAACLKVPTELIFLWAYQLSFVLIIASQHYNLVFSSAISIETSGHLVLFV; encoded by the exons ATGGATATCAATCTGTTGAAAGTACAACCTTGCCAACGTGAACAAG TGAACAGCATGGAGGAAGGAGGCAGGAGAGGGATCCCTTCTCTGCTAAATTCATCGTCATCAGATGAACATATCGCCACTGATATCACTCAG CTTGTAGGATGGACGCCACTGATAGAGCTGAACCGGATCGTCCGAAAAGACGGCGTAAATGCCCGGATTGTTGGCAAATTGGAGTCATACCAACCCCTCTGCTCTGTCAAGGATCGCAGTGCTCTGAG AATGATTGAGGATGCAGAGGAGAAAGGTCTGATCTCACCAGGCGTTACGACGCTAGTCGAGCCGACAAGTGGTAATCTTGGAATAGGTGTGGCATACAATGCTCTGCTCAAAGGTTACAGGTTCATTGCAGTCATGCCTGCTGAGTATTCACTTGATAAGCAAATGTTGTTGACGTATCTAGGGGCCGAGGTTATTTTAACTG ATCCTACACTTGGTTTTCAGGGACAATTAGACAAAGTTGAACAGATCAAGAATGATATGCCTAACGTACATCATCTTGATCAGTTTAAAAATGCAGCAAATCCTGAAGCACACTTTGTATGGACAG GGCCTGAGATTTGGAAGGATACGGCAGGCAAAGTAGATATCTTTGTGGCTGGTTCTGGCACAGGAGGAACAATTTCAGGTGTAGGGAAATATTTGAAGATGAAAAACCCAGCAGTTAAAGTAATTTGTGTTGAGCCTGCGGAAAGCCCTGTAATTTCAG GTGGTAAGCCTTCGCGGCATAAAATTCAGGGAATGGGTCCAGGCTTTGTACCAAAAAACCTGGATATCTCAATCGTCGATGAGATCATCACAGTAACTGCACAAGATGCAATGGCTAATGCAAAGAGGCTGGCAAGAGAAGAGGGTTTACTTGTGGGCATATCATCCGGAGCTAATTTGGCAGCTTGTCTGAAGGTTCCAACTGAACTAATTTTCTTGTGGGCATATCAACTTTCGTTTGTCCTGATTATAGCTTCCCAGCATTATAATCTTGTATTTTCTTCCGCTATATCGATAGAAACTTCAGGCCATTTGGTGCTGttcgtttga
- the LOC127777987 gene encoding cysteine synthase-like isoform X3: MEEGGRRGIPSLLNSSSSDEHIATDITQLVGWTPLIELNRIVRKDGVNARIVGKLESYQPLCSVKDRSALRMIEDAEEKGLISPGVTTLVEPTSGNLGIGVAYNALLKGYRFIAVMPAEYSLDKQMLLTYLGAEVILTDPTLGFQGQLDKVEQIKNDMPNVHHLDQFKNAANPEAHFVWTGPEIWKDTAGKVDIFVAGSGTGGTISGVGKYLKMKNPAVKVICVEPAESPVISGGKPSRHKIQGMGPGFVPKNLDISIVDEIITVTAQDAMANAKRLAREEGLLVGISSGANLAACLKVPTELIFLWAYQLSFVLIIASQHYNLVFSSAISIETSGHLVLFV; this comes from the exons ATGGAGGAAGGAGGCAGGAGAGGGATCCCTTCTCTGCTAAATTCATCGTCATCAGATGAACATATCGCCACTGATATCACTCAG CTTGTAGGATGGACGCCACTGATAGAGCTGAACCGGATCGTCCGAAAAGACGGCGTAAATGCCCGGATTGTTGGCAAATTGGAGTCATACCAACCCCTCTGCTCTGTCAAGGATCGCAGTGCTCTGAG AATGATTGAGGATGCAGAGGAGAAAGGTCTGATCTCACCAGGCGTTACGACGCTAGTCGAGCCGACAAGTGGTAATCTTGGAATAGGTGTGGCATACAATGCTCTGCTCAAAGGTTACAGGTTCATTGCAGTCATGCCTGCTGAGTATTCACTTGATAAGCAAATGTTGTTGACGTATCTAGGGGCCGAGGTTATTTTAACTG ATCCTACACTTGGTTTTCAGGGACAATTAGACAAAGTTGAACAGATCAAGAATGATATGCCTAACGTACATCATCTTGATCAGTTTAAAAATGCAGCAAATCCTGAAGCACACTTTGTATGGACAG GGCCTGAGATTTGGAAGGATACGGCAGGCAAAGTAGATATCTTTGTGGCTGGTTCTGGCACAGGAGGAACAATTTCAGGTGTAGGGAAATATTTGAAGATGAAAAACCCAGCAGTTAAAGTAATTTGTGTTGAGCCTGCGGAAAGCCCTGTAATTTCAG GTGGTAAGCCTTCGCGGCATAAAATTCAGGGAATGGGTCCAGGCTTTGTACCAAAAAACCTGGATATCTCAATCGTCGATGAGATCATCACAGTAACTGCACAAGATGCAATGGCTAATGCAAAGAGGCTGGCAAGAGAAGAGGGTTTACTTGTGGGCATATCATCCGGAGCTAATTTGGCAGCTTGTCTGAAGGTTCCAACTGAACTAATTTTCTTGTGGGCATATCAACTTTCGTTTGTCCTGATTATAGCTTCCCAGCATTATAATCTTGTATTTTCTTCCGCTATATCGATAGAAACTTCAGGCCATTTGGTGCTGttcgtttga